TGAAAATATTGGATTCGAATGGAATATCGATAGACAATTGGACACGACGATAAgaacaatttatttataacGAAGTAATTTCAAATGAAGTAAGAATATAGTTATCATGAAAGTataacttttgttttcaaagcatttttaaaaatttggaaactTAAAATTGATTGGTTTTTCCTATTTGGTGGCGATTCCTTTGACGTGGGAACTATGAATAATCAAAATGGCATAAAGTCCTCCCTTCAACGGTGTCCTGAATCGCTGCTGGTCGACTTGCGAGAAGCCTTTGTCATTCTTGATCACTTCGTCACTTGTTCTGTTCAATTTGCAGCCGAAAACCAAATCGTAAAACGTGTAGGAAAACAAATGTTGAACGAAAAGGACCGATTTGTATTCGGCTTCCCGGATGTGCTcccaataataatattttcctcccttttggaaaaataatccattaagagttcaattaaaattctgatacaattaattaaaaaattattatcctCACCGGAACCAAGACGCGCTGAATTTCCTTCAGGGCTCTTTCTATACTGCGGACAGAGCAGAGGACCATGGTGGAGACGACGATGTCGACGCTGTTGTCTTCAACGTCTTTCATATCCTCGGCGAATCCGACGATGAAGCGCTCCATTTTGATGTGCGGATATTGAGACTGTTGGGCGAAGAACTGCTTTTGGAAAAACGGATTGACTTCGGCCACTGTCAATTGGCTATTGGCTGGATAGAATTCGAAATTGTATCCGGGTCCGGGACCGATTTCAAGTATGCGAAGGACGCCCTTCTTCCTCAATTCCGGGTCGGCCGACTGCTGATTCTTCATGGAATCGAAATGTTGCCTTTTCAACTCGCGACACTCCTTGTGGTAGGCCGCCATCGCACTGTAGACGCTGGCGAAAAACCTGTCAACACACACAATTTTGACAATAATTTTGAATCGGTTTAAACTCTGCATTTAAAGAAAGTTGCGCAACTTGCAATGGCTGAATGTAGGTCTCTCCGAATTGGCGCAGTAGGAATAAAAGAGCGAATCCCAATAGCAGCAGAGCAATCCATGGCTGGGATTTGTAATAATTTTGAACTTCTACATAATTTTCGAATAACATTTCCTGATTTTTacaggtttttttgttttcctctttaTTCCCGCGGAAGTAGGGAAATACCAACCAGCAGCGTCGTCGACAAAGTTCCAACTGAAAATTCGGAATCTCAGACtctgaaaaagagaaacaaaaagtctTCAGAATATTACGAGGCCTCAGGGGGGGATAGTTAAACATTATTCTTCTTTGGGAAATGGGAGGAAAGCCATTTGCTCAAGCCTTGGGCATTGGGGCAACGTTGCTATGCCTAATATACTAAGCTACACATATTTTCTCCTTTACTTATTAGGGTTTCTTATACACGCCCTTCACCTGACGCGTCGTCTCTCTTTAATTTATGACTGTCACGTTTTTGTACTCTGCGTATGATTTTATGTAATACTTATCCGGTTCCTGAATTCTGAAACCTTTACCTCTTATTCAATTAATGATTGATTTCGAATTTGTTTAAGATTcggggatttaaaaaataatgtctTGTATTGAAATCTGAGAGATAGAAATAATGACTTCAAATCGAAGATTACAACGAATGACATTACGGAAAATGTTATATAACTAAGTAGGCGTCGGCCATAAATAGCGTCACGCTATTGGAGAATGAACAAAGAAGCAATCACTCGTAGCAGATGAGATGAAACGTAAAATAAGAAGTGCAACAACACAGCTTTAAAAACAACGATATTCTACGCTTCAGTTTTACTCGTCTATTGTTGTATGATATTATTGTTGTAATTTAGTTATAAAGTGATCGGCATTTCTCAGAATTATTCCACAGGTTTCCCATGGTCGTTGGCTAATCCCCTTAGAACATTAACTGcctgttttgtttcaaaattcaaaatgattaaTGCTCCTTTAACCGGGTTCGTTTATTTCCTTGATGAAAATTTTACTACAAAAATATTAAGTATGATAATGgtcaaaaatgttaaaacagCAATTGTCATATTTCAACCCACCCCAAAATAAGACcaaatataaattattttgattttgaagatACGAAATACAAAAGTGGACGTGAGGCACAACAATTTTTATAATACTGCCTAACTTCTTCGTTACATCTTCAAACTCTCCAGTCCATCTTCAAAGCCGAGTTCTTTTAGCTGCTGTTCGGCGTCGTAGAGGACGTCGAAGACTTTTTGAGTCAAAAACGAGTTTCCGTGAAGGGCGATCTTGTTCAGCTGCTGGATGCATCGCCAGGTGGATTGGAAATGCTCCAGCATGATCGTTCCGTTTTCGACGAGATCATTTTGCAGCACCTTCACCAGTTCTTGCCCATTTGATCTGATTTTTTTCCACTTCATTTCAGCTTCGTATCTCTGATTGGCGGGGTTCGTGAAGTCCGTCGGCTCCTTTTTCACGTAGACCCATCGGTAGGGCTGATTGGAGTGCATGCTCCAGCTGCATTTCCCAGGGCAAACGGAGCA
This sequence is a window from Daphnia pulicaria isolate SC F1-1A chromosome 7, SC_F0-13Bv2, whole genome shotgun sequence. Protein-coding genes within it:
- the LOC124349877 gene encoding thiol S-methyltransferase METTL7B-like gives rise to the protein MLFENYVEVQNYYKSQPWIALLLLGFALLFLLRQFGETYIQPLFFASVYSAMAAYHKECRELKRQHFDSMKNQQSADPELRKKGVLRILEIGPGPGYNFEFYPANSQLTVAEVNPFFQKQFFAQQSQYPHIKMERFIVGFAEDMKDVEDNSVDIVVSTMVLCSVRSIERALKEIQRVLVPGGKYYYWEHIREAEYKSVLFVQHLFSYTFYDLVFGCKLNRTSDEVIKNDKGFSQVDQQRFRTPLKGGLYAILIIHSSHVKGIATK